In a genomic window of Zingiber officinale cultivar Zhangliang chromosome 9B, Zo_v1.1, whole genome shotgun sequence:
- the LOC122025769 gene encoding uncharacterized protein LOC122025769: MERFLRKYDRECMKMMMMKHEETFRQQVHELHRLYRVQKLLMRDVKDNELKSQSFTNFTHSNQLGEQKNVPGSCLLSNSHKELRLLHGRRVLNLELPADQYIERAEEDGGDIELALTIGNNWRKGDEVSFTSDEAASFSSSSTETGGLKLSGNGWELPGMEEGNFCYDSNRKNGYEMEGVREESLKQPSWHIQCLSLKMA; encoded by the exons ATGGAGAGGTTCCTGAGGAAGTATGATAGAGAATgcatgaagatgatgatgatgaagcatGAAGAGACCTTCAGGCAACAG GTCCACGAACTCCATCGGTTGTATAGAGTTCAGAAGCTACTAATGAGAGACGTGAAGGACAATGAGCTGAAGTCACAGAGTTTCACCAATTTCACTCACTCTAACCAGCTTGGTGAACAAAAGAATGTCCCTGGCTCATGCCTACTTAGTAATAGCCACAAGGAACTTAGGCTACTGCACGGGCGGCGGGTGCTTAATCTTGAACTTCCTGCTGATCAGTACATAGAAAGAGCTGAAGAAGATGGCGGCGACATAGAGCTGGCACTGACTATAGGAAACAACTGGAGGAAGGGAGATGAGGTATCTTTCACTTCTGATGAGGCAGCAAGCTTTTCCTCATCATCAACCGAGACTGGAGGGTTGAAATTAAGTGGGAATGGATGGGAGCTGCCGGGGATGGAAGAAGGAAACTTTTGCTATGACAGCAATAGGAAGAATGGATATGAGATGGAAGGAGTGAGAGAGGAAAGTCTGAAGCAGCCTTCCTGGCACATCCAGTGCTTGAGTCTCAAGATGGCTTGA